A section of the Rummeliibacillus pycnus genome encodes:
- a CDS encoding glycosyltransferase has translation MRKKVCMFVWNHFTNDARVLRECTTLSEKGYKVDLICIHDPNDKNMNYKEKRNENFNVYRVRRYPLILSAFQFCMKNKLAGGVAFLLWLIIALYFPIITLPLTFIGVLILKTKLKTAFLRGSIIMRMILRGRLKNYDIYHSNDLNTLPQGYICAKWRLIKKPLIYDSHEVQTSRTGYDSSIYSKMEKFFIRRMDSMIVENHTRAKYNEVLYGFYPNVIHNYPFTQKENKSEKVNLHEILQLPEEEKILLYQGGIQAGRGLDKLIKAVPKFKEGTLVLIGDGRIKPDLEKMVYDMNLQSKVKFLPKVPLSELPKYTRNAYIGFQVLNNTNYNHYSASSNKLFEYMMAGVPVVACDFPEIKRVVEGEETGICIDSHKPDEIAAAVNKLLDNNALRKRLSENSIKASRLFNWENEKESFINVYAKVS, from the coding sequence ATGAGAAAAAAAGTGTGTATGTTTGTATGGAACCATTTTACAAATGATGCTAGAGTACTTCGAGAATGTACAACTTTATCAGAAAAAGGATATAAAGTAGACCTTATATGTATTCACGATCCAAATGATAAAAACATGAACTATAAAGAAAAAAGAAATGAAAATTTTAATGTTTATAGAGTTAGAAGATATCCACTAATATTGTCAGCATTTCAATTTTGTATGAAGAATAAATTGGCTGGTGGAGTTGCATTCTTACTTTGGCTTATTATAGCACTCTACTTTCCTATAATAACTCTACCTCTAACTTTTATAGGAGTATTAATACTTAAAACAAAATTAAAAACCGCATTTTTAAGAGGAAGTATCATCATGAGAATGATATTAAGAGGTAGATTGAAAAATTATGATATCTATCATTCGAATGATTTAAATACATTACCACAAGGGTATATATGCGCAAAATGGCGATTAATTAAAAAACCTTTAATTTATGATTCTCATGAAGTACAAACAAGTAGAACAGGATACGATAGTTCAATTTATAGCAAAATGGAGAAATTCTTCATTAGAAGAATGGATTCTATGATTGTGGAAAACCATACAAGAGCAAAATACAATGAAGTGCTATATGGTTTTTATCCGAATGTCATACACAATTATCCATTTACTCAAAAAGAAAATAAGAGTGAAAAAGTAAATCTTCATGAAATACTTCAACTTCCTGAAGAAGAGAAAATACTACTTTATCAAGGTGGTATCCAAGCGGGACGAGGACTAGATAAATTAATAAAAGCAGTACCTAAATTTAAAGAAGGAACTCTAGTACTGATTGGTGATGGTCGGATTAAACCAGACTTAGAAAAAATGGTGTATGACATGAACCTTCAGAGTAAAGTTAAGTTTTTACCAAAAGTACCACTCAGTGAATTACCAAAATATACAAGAAATGCTTATATTGGATTTCAAGTATTAAACAACACCAATTATAATCATTACTCAGCTTCATCCAATAAATTATTTGAGTACATGATGGCAGGAGTACCAGTTGTTGCATGTGACTTCCCGGAAATCAAAAGAGTTGTTGAAGGAGAAGAGACAGGAATTTGTATTGATTCACATAAACCAGATGAAATCGCTGCTGCTGTTAATAAATTGTTGGATAATAATGCATTACGTAAACGATTAAGTGAGAATAGCATTAAAGCAAGTAGGCTATTCAATTGGGAAAATGAAAAAGAGTCATTCATCAATGTCTATGCAAAAGTATCTTAA
- a CDS encoding glycosyltransferase family 4 protein, with product MSSSKILIITQNFYPEIGSHANRMNNLFQLLQEEGYDVSVLTTEPSYPNKHLYEDKKFWNDNTLDHESKIHRIKVKNRKYALNMLNRLVHYLEISIKMLFFVLFSKQKFDVVFVTTPAIFIAFVGIIAKFRYRARLFLDVRDLWPESLKGVGVFNRKIIINFFSLLEIYLYKKANYIIINSIGFKDYIVDKAKITPSKITYIPNAGRQHELCPTYRYHKKFRVIYTGNIGLAQDVEFLKGLVQKLDKNHILITIVGYGQKKYELQNFIRDHKLNNVLFVNPTTRAECIKLNSEHDVGVLSLNNSDVFDTVLPGKLIDYMISGLPVVAAVSGYSKDIIQKYQTGFVSEKRDAYEIVKYILLLKNSPELREKTANNAIDLIKEHFIWEKNINKLFTLLKENHVAEPVSLLNQIDKDIRL from the coding sequence TTGTCTAGTTCCAAGATATTGATCATTACACAAAATTTTTATCCTGAAATAGGTAGTCATGCAAATCGAATGAATAATCTTTTTCAGTTATTACAAGAAGAAGGTTATGATGTATCAGTTTTGACAACTGAACCATCGTATCCAAATAAGCATCTTTATGAAGATAAAAAATTTTGGAATGACAATACACTAGATCATGAAAGCAAAATCCATCGAATTAAAGTTAAAAACAGAAAATACGCCTTGAATATGCTAAACAGACTTGTCCATTACTTGGAGATATCTATTAAAATGCTATTCTTTGTCCTGTTTAGCAAACAAAAATTTGATGTGGTTTTTGTAACAACACCAGCTATATTTATTGCATTTGTTGGTATTATAGCGAAATTTAGGTATAGGGCGAGGTTATTTTTAGATGTCAGAGATTTATGGCCAGAATCATTGAAAGGGGTAGGGGTTTTTAATCGAAAAATAATTATTAACTTCTTTTCACTCCTAGAAATTTACTTATATAAGAAAGCAAATTATATCATTATTAATAGTATTGGATTCAAAGATTATATCGTAGATAAAGCAAAAATAACACCTTCTAAAATTACTTATATCCCGAATGCTGGTAGACAACATGAATTGTGTCCAACCTATAGATACCATAAGAAATTTAGAGTGATCTACACGGGGAATATCGGACTTGCACAAGATGTTGAATTCTTAAAAGGATTGGTTCAAAAGTTAGATAAAAATCATATATTAATCACGATTGTAGGATACGGTCAAAAGAAATATGAACTACAAAATTTTATTAGAGATCATAAATTGAACAATGTATTATTTGTTAATCCTACAACGAGAGCGGAGTGTATAAAGTTAAACTCTGAACATGATGTCGGAGTTCTTTCATTGAACAATAGTGATGTTTTTGACACAGTACTACCTGGTAAATTAATTGATTATATGATATCAGGATTACCAGTTGTAGCTGCTGTTTCAGGATATTCTAAAGATATTATACAAAAATATCAGACGGGTTTTGTATCTGAAAAAAGGGATGCATATGAAATAGTGAAATATATATTGTTGTTAAAAAATAGTCCTGAACTACGAGAAAAAACAGCAAATAATGCAATTGATTTAATCAAAGAGCATTTTATTTGGGAAAAGAATATCAACAAATTATTCACGTTACTTAAAGAGAATCATGTAGCAGAACCTGTATCATTACTAAATCAAATAGATAAGGACATCAGACTATGA
- a CDS encoding VOC family protein, protein MKIEKVSILISNFEQTVRFYRDTLQLNLLSFDDQQALFLIGESILELKKDFDENSYYYHFAFNIHSNLFSEAKAWLKKRVPLLKEDNLEEIYFDGKTQGYACYFEDPSGNIVEFIAREVTSPQSKHNEFTTDNILSISEISFTTSKIKEVSEELNGLGISIRDNDHLNEKGLNFLGDYDDGAFILLGPIGRRWLFSTKGAIPSPVSIQTNKGKICNFNYLF, encoded by the coding sequence ATGAAAATTGAAAAGGTTTCAATACTGATTTCTAATTTTGAACAGACCGTAAGATTTTATCGAGATACACTTCAATTGAACCTATTATCGTTTGATGATCAACAAGCATTATTTCTTATAGGTGAAAGCATTCTTGAACTAAAAAAGGATTTTGATGAAAATAGTTACTATTATCACTTCGCGTTCAACATCCATTCAAATTTATTTTCAGAAGCGAAAGCATGGCTCAAAAAAAGAGTGCCACTTTTAAAAGAAGACAATCTAGAAGAAATATATTTTGATGGAAAAACACAAGGATATGCTTGTTATTTTGAAGATCCATCAGGGAATATCGTTGAATTCATTGCAAGGGAAGTTACCTCACCACAGTCAAAACATAACGAGTTTACAACTGATAATATTCTCTCTATAAGTGAGATAAGTTTTACAACCTCAAAAATAAAAGAAGTCTCTGAAGAACTGAATGGCCTTGGAATATCGATTCGAGATAATGATCATTTAAATGAAAAGGGTCTTAATTTTCTTGGTGATTATGATGACGGTGCATTTATATTATTAGGGCCAATTGGTAGACGGTGGTTATTTTCCACAAAAGGAGCCATACCTTCTCCTGTTTCAATCCAAACAAATAAGGGTAAAATCTGTAATTTTAACTATCTTTTCTAA
- a CDS encoding glycosyltransferase: MIPEESLLLYEIKTAPKIMTKDEYLSYREEVADLHYFDRIKRLIDLIPDSNGSRYYTKNSIQVGIIADEFLYQSYKDVANFIPITLQNYQELKGQIDFLFVVSAWKGLDGSWGGVANPTSSKRKDLYKIINFYKKNNIKTVFYSKEDPVNYEKFIGIAKKCDYVFTTAKEKIESYKKECKHDRVFVLEFGINPLYHNPIGIRKNKKSRGVFFAGSWLTKYPERQKETIEIFEGVINANRNLKIIDRNFHLDKVNYFFPQKYLEFVSPSIEHEYLQKVHKLYDWAINLNSVKFSETMFANRIYELQAIGNIIISNYSVGVNDKFPNVFIVNNRKEVQDILNGFTEEEIYKHQILGIRTAMTSHTTFQRFDELLERIELGSQLKSKKVLVVANQLNSNIIRDFENQTYAEKYLISEDEFNDQIKSQYDIIAFFNSKYHYQEYYLEDMINGFKYTNSDYIAKNSFYNGSTLIKGLEHNYINEIQDKYKTVFWANTFLADELLDMQINHKRKYGYCIDHFELNTAIEQEDQELTDSEYELSVIVPIFNNGKYLLNKCFNSLKRSSIFEKMQIILVDDGSSEKDTLITINRIAKEHANVITYFFPEGGSGSASRARNMGVNLANCKYVTYLDPDNEAVNDGYVQLLQLLKSDQELDIAIGNMLKFDNTKISNFKYYQTVLDTLHSPIINNPKQLLIDTDLRTQSIQALIVKREIITRNELKMVENAGGQDTLFFQELLLHSKKGMVIDLDIHIYYAAVSGSVTNTVTKKFFEKYFTLEKERLPFLTKNDLLTLYMEKRFNFYFKNWYLIRIKRIKEEDQKEAIDTLYKIYSLYKDLIVERSIEIDKFEGFYKKRKYKKIAKYFSKV, from the coding sequence ATGATTCCTGAAGAATCATTGCTACTTTATGAAATAAAAACTGCACCAAAAATAATGACAAAAGATGAATATTTGAGCTATCGAGAAGAAGTTGCTGATCTACATTATTTTGATCGTATTAAACGATTAATAGATCTTATTCCTGATAGTAATGGTAGCAGATATTATACGAAAAATTCGATTCAAGTCGGAATTATTGCCGATGAATTTTTATACCAATCCTACAAAGATGTCGCAAATTTCATACCCATCACATTACAAAATTATCAAGAATTAAAAGGTCAAATAGATTTTTTATTCGTTGTAAGTGCTTGGAAAGGCTTGGATGGTAGCTGGGGTGGAGTAGCAAATCCTACATCTTCGAAAAGAAAAGATTTATATAAAATTATTAATTTCTATAAAAAAAATAACATAAAAACGGTATTTTATTCAAAAGAAGATCCAGTAAATTATGAAAAATTTATAGGAATCGCAAAGAAATGTGACTATGTTTTTACAACAGCAAAAGAAAAAATTGAGAGTTATAAAAAAGAATGTAAACACGATAGAGTTTTCGTATTGGAGTTTGGTATTAATCCACTTTATCATAATCCTATTGGAATCAGAAAAAACAAAAAGAGTAGGGGAGTTTTCTTTGCAGGATCTTGGTTAACTAAATATCCCGAAAGACAAAAGGAAACCATTGAGATTTTCGAAGGTGTCATTAACGCAAACAGAAATTTAAAAATCATTGACCGAAATTTCCATTTGGATAAAGTGAATTATTTCTTTCCACAGAAATATTTGGAGTTCGTCTCACCTTCAATCGAACATGAGTATCTACAAAAAGTTCATAAATTATATGATTGGGCAATTAATTTAAATTCTGTAAAATTCAGTGAAACGATGTTTGCTAACAGAATTTATGAATTGCAAGCAATAGGGAATATTATTATTTCGAATTATAGCGTAGGAGTAAATGACAAGTTTCCAAATGTCTTTATCGTAAATAATCGTAAAGAAGTTCAAGATATTTTGAACGGATTTACAGAGGAAGAAATTTATAAACATCAGATACTAGGAATTCGAACTGCAATGACTTCACATACAACGTTTCAAAGATTTGATGAATTATTAGAAAGAATTGAATTAGGCTCACAACTTAAATCAAAAAAAGTACTAGTAGTCGCAAATCAATTAAATTCAAATATTATTAGAGATTTTGAAAATCAAACATATGCAGAGAAGTATCTAATTTCTGAAGATGAATTTAATGATCAGATTAAGTCACAATATGATATCATCGCATTTTTCAATTCAAAATATCACTATCAAGAATATTATTTAGAAGATATGATTAATGGTTTTAAGTATACGAATTCAGATTATATCGCTAAAAATAGTTTTTATAATGGTAGTACATTGATAAAAGGTTTAGAACACAATTATATTAATGAAATTCAGGATAAATATAAAACAGTTTTTTGGGCAAATACTTTTCTCGCAGATGAATTGCTTGATATGCAAATAAATCACAAGAGAAAATATGGATATTGTATAGATCATTTTGAGTTAAATACAGCTATAGAACAAGAAGATCAAGAATTAACAGATTCTGAATATGAATTATCTGTAATAGTCCCAATTTTTAATAACGGTAAATACTTGTTAAACAAGTGTTTTAATAGCCTAAAAAGAAGTAGTATTTTCGAAAAAATGCAAATTATATTGGTGGATGATGGGTCTTCAGAAAAAGATACATTGATTACCATTAACAGAATTGCAAAAGAGCATGCTAATGTTATTACCTATTTCTTTCCTGAAGGTGGTAGTGGCAGTGCCTCAAGAGCAAGAAACATGGGCGTAAACCTTGCAAATTGTAAATACGTAACCTATTTAGATCCAGATAACGAAGCAGTTAATGATGGATATGTTCAATTGTTGCAACTTTTGAAAAGTGATCAAGAATTAGATATTGCCATAGGCAATATGCTTAAATTTGATAATACGAAAATCAGTAATTTTAAATATTATCAAACTGTATTAGATACACTTCATAGCCCGATCATTAACAATCCAAAACAATTATTAATCGATACGGATTTAAGGACACAAAGCATTCAAGCATTGATCGTAAAAAGAGAAATTATTACTAGAAATGAATTGAAGATGGTCGAAAATGCTGGTGGTCAAGATACTTTATTCTTCCAAGAGCTATTGTTGCATTCTAAAAAAGGAATGGTAATTGATCTGGATATACATATTTATTATGCAGCTGTATCAGGTTCAGTCACGAATACTGTGACAAAAAAATTCTTTGAAAAATATTTCACATTGGAGAAAGAGAGACTTCCATTTTTGACTAAAAATGATTTACTCACTTTGTATATGGAAAAGCGCTTTAACTTCTATTTCAAAAATTGGTATTTGATTAGAATCAAACGAATAAAAGAGGAAGATCAAAAGGAAGCTATCGATACACTTTATAAAATTTATTCCTTATACAAAGATCTTATAGTTGAACGTTCTATTGAGATTGATAAATTCGAAGGTTTTTATAAAAAAAGGAAATACAAAAAAATCGCTAAATACTTCTCTAAAGTTTGA
- a CDS encoding M15 family metallopeptidase has protein sequence MKSFNNHIFITWFIILIFTLVVILSITFISKPQEEEKKYIYLGKNAPIPTKLEPVVEEMKNTLITSSAKQKIDVVITEGIRSFTKQDKLYQQGRTTPGKIVTNTRAGESYHNYGLAFDYALLDKNGVIIWDTNYDGNGNGESDWFEVADLAKKMGFDWGGDWVGFKDYPHLQMTFGLTIDMLKNGYRLNDIEIRKELKQNIAVNTLELLK, from the coding sequence ATGAAGAGTTTCAATAATCATATATTCATTACATGGTTTATCATATTGATTTTTACTCTTGTAGTGATATTAAGTATTACTTTCATTTCAAAACCACAGGAAGAAGAAAAAAAGTATATCTATTTAGGGAAAAATGCACCTATCCCTACAAAACTAGAACCAGTGGTTGAGGAGATGAAAAATACGCTAATTACTAGTTCGGCAAAACAAAAAATTGATGTCGTCATTACTGAGGGTATTCGTTCTTTTACAAAACAGGATAAATTATATCAGCAAGGAAGAACAACACCAGGGAAGATTGTTACAAATACAAGAGCAGGGGAATCGTATCATAATTACGGATTAGCATTTGATTATGCATTATTAGATAAAAATGGTGTAATTATTTGGGACACAAATTATGATGGTAATGGCAATGGAGAATCTGATTGGTTTGAGGTTGCTGATTTAGCAAAAAAAATGGGTTTTGATTGGGGTGGGGATTGGGTTGGATTCAAAGATTATCCCCATCTTCAAATGACATTTGGATTAACGATAGATATGCTAAAAAATGGATATAGATTAAATGATATAGAAATTAGAAAAGAATTAAAGCAAAACATAGCTGTAAATACTCTTGAACTATTGAAGTAG
- a CDS encoding LCP family glycopolymer transferase produces the protein MTREQKKRIHEMKKRRILKWVVSIVMLLIIGISGMAFSMYNSFSANLRETHVTIHRDQSKQRVKPISFEQKDPLSILLLGVDGRTGESGRSDTIIVLTVNPNTKTTKMLSIPRDTYTEIVGHNTTDKLNHAYAFGGIQMSMDSVEHLLNIPIDYVAEINMDGFSDMIDAVGGITVTSNRAFEQNGYHFKVGTNRLDGKAALAFIRNRHDDPEGDFGRQNRQRQVISGLIKEAASVNSLFNYKNIFNSLGKNVQTNLTFSEIMKLSQNYKDSISNITQLRFEKGRGEMINGIWYYKMDDHELKEVSKELRNQLELP, from the coding sequence ATGACTAGAGAGCAAAAAAAAAGAATACATGAAATGAAAAAGCGAAGAATTTTAAAATGGGTTGTAAGCATCGTGATGTTACTTATAATTGGGATCAGCGGAATGGCATTCAGTATGTATAATAGCTTTTCTGCAAATTTGAGGGAAACTCATGTTACGATTCATCGCGATCAATCTAAACAACGTGTGAAACCAATTAGTTTTGAACAAAAGGATCCATTATCTATATTATTATTAGGTGTTGATGGTCGAACAGGTGAATCTGGTCGATCTGATACTATTATCGTTTTAACAGTTAATCCAAATACAAAAACAACAAAAATGCTCAGTATCCCAAGAGACACTTACACAGAAATTGTTGGGCATAATACAACTGATAAATTGAACCATGCTTATGCTTTTGGCGGCATTCAAATGTCAATGGATTCTGTAGAACATCTCTTAAATATTCCAATCGATTATGTTGCAGAAATAAATATGGATGGATTTTCCGATATGATTGATGCAGTAGGAGGAATTACTGTAACAAGTAATCGGGCCTTTGAACAAAATGGTTACCATTTCAAAGTTGGAACAAATAGATTAGATGGTAAAGCTGCTCTTGCTTTTATCCGTAACCGCCATGATGATCCAGAAGGTGACTTTGGTCGTCAAAACCGACAAAGACAAGTAATTTCAGGATTAATAAAAGAAGCTGCGTCTGTCAATAGTCTTTTTAACTATAAAAATATTTTTAATTCATTAGGTAAAAATGTGCAAACAAACTTAACCTTCTCGGAAATAATGAAGCTATCACAAAATTATAAAGATTCTATTTCGAATATCACCCAATTAAGATTTGAAAAAGGTAGAGGCGAAATGATTAATGGAATTTGGTATTATAAGATGGATGATCATGAATTGAAGGAAGTATCTAAGGAGTTACGCAACCAACTAGAGCTTCCATAA
- a CDS encoding nucleotide sugar dehydrogenase, with amino-acid sequence MKLCTIGLGYIGLPTSIMFAKHDVNVVGVDIKKEVVDSLNHGRIHLEEPGLQEALEEVISMGTFRASYTPEKADTFIISVPTPNHYDQYKSCDLTYVLSAVKSVIPYIERGNTIIVESTMAPRSMDDFVRPLVEEAGFIIGKDIFLVHCPERVLPGQILQELVFNNRIVGGITPACTEAGVNVYSTFVQGEIIRTDAKTAEMSKLMENTFRDVNIALANELAKVCNELEINALDVIKMANKHPRVNLHTPGPGVGGHCLAVDPYFIVARAPETAQLINLSRTINTSMPQFVVDNVNKLMEIVNGRVLTVFGLTYKGNVDDIRESPALEIYEMLKSEGNYDVRAYDPHVKLDWIQQDIAQAVNDSDLVIILTDHDEFKEFGESDFMKMSNKRIFDTKNIVQKLSSDVEYMNYGNLFKYTKKEATLV; translated from the coding sequence ATGAAATTATGTACGATCGGCTTAGGATACATTGGATTACCAACTTCAATTATGTTTGCAAAACATGATGTAAATGTTGTAGGCGTAGATATAAAGAAGGAAGTTGTAGATTCATTGAATCATGGAAGAATTCATCTAGAAGAGCCTGGATTACAAGAAGCCTTAGAAGAAGTTATCTCAATGGGGACATTTAGAGCATCCTATACACCAGAAAAGGCTGATACATTTATTATTTCTGTACCAACACCAAATCATTATGATCAATATAAATCTTGTGACTTAACATATGTGTTAAGTGCTGTAAAATCAGTTATACCTTATATAGAGAGAGGGAATACAATTATTGTTGAATCGACAATGGCACCTCGTAGTATGGATGATTTCGTAAGACCATTAGTAGAAGAAGCTGGCTTTATCATTGGTAAAGATATTTTCCTAGTACACTGCCCAGAAAGAGTATTGCCAGGACAAATTCTTCAAGAATTAGTGTTTAATAATCGTATTGTGGGAGGAATTACTCCTGCTTGTACAGAAGCTGGCGTAAATGTATATAGTACATTTGTGCAAGGAGAAATTATTCGAACTGATGCGAAGACAGCAGAAATGTCTAAGTTAATGGAAAATACATTTAGAGATGTTAATATTGCACTTGCGAACGAACTCGCAAAAGTATGTAATGAGCTAGAAATTAATGCACTCGATGTTATTAAAATGGCCAATAAACACCCTCGAGTAAATTTGCATACTCCTGGTCCTGGCGTAGGTGGTCATTGTTTAGCTGTTGATCCATATTTCATCGTAGCGAGAGCTCCTGAAACAGCACAATTAATTAATTTATCTCGCACTATTAATACATCTATGCCACAATTCGTGGTAGACAATGTGAATAAGTTAATGGAAATCGTAAATGGCAGAGTACTTACAGTCTTTGGTCTTACGTACAAAGGGAATGTGGATGATATTAGAGAAAGTCCAGCTTTAGAAATTTATGAAATGTTAAAATCAGAGGGAAACTATGATGTGCGAGCATATGATCCACATGTGAAATTAGATTGGATCCAACAAGATATTGCTCAAGCTGTTAATGATTCTGACTTAGTTATAATACTTACAGATCATGATGAGTTTAAGGAATTTGGCGAAAGTGATTTTATGAAAATGTCTAACAAAAGAATTTTTGATACCAAAAATATTGTGCAAAAATTATCGAGTGATGTTGAATATATGAACTACGGAAATCTCTTTAAATATACTAAAAAGGAAGCAACCCTTGTATGA